ATTATCTGGACAAGGTCGTCCACGGCAAGATCCGCGACCAAGTGATCAGTTTCCAGTTGAAGAACCAGTTCGAACCGATCGGCGTCCTCGAAAATTATCTGCCCGAAGACAGACAGTCCGAGGGGAACGCCGCCCATCTGGTCTGGCGCAATCCCTATGTCGACCCCGACGAAGCGCCGGAAATGCGGGTGCCGCGCGGCGTCGAGAGCGTTCGGCTCGCCACCTGCCAGCTTCAGGCGCGCGCCGTGAAGGATTTCGACGAATTTGTCCGCAACATCGAATATTTCGTCGATGTGGCGGCGGATTATCGATCCGACTTCATCGTCTTTCCCGAACTGTTCACCCTCCCCTTGCTCTCCTTCGAGACGAAGAAGCTGTCCCCCACCGACGCCATCGACAAGCTTACCAGCTATACGCCGCGCCTGACGAGGGAACTGACGCGGATGGCGCTGGAATATAATATCAACATCATCGGCGGCTCCCATCCGACCCGAGCCGAGGATGGCGATATCCAGAATATCGCCTATGTCGCGCTGCGTGACGGATCAGTCCACACGCAGGAAAAGATTCACCCGACGCCCAACGAAGCCTTTTGGTGGAACATCAAGGGCGGGGATTCGCTGGACGTGATCCAGACCGATTGCGGGCCAATCGGCGTACTCATCTGTTATGACAGCGAATTTCCGGAACTGGCGCGGCGGCTGGTCGATCAGGGCGCGCGTATCATCTTCGTCCCCTTCTGCACCGACTCGCGACTGGGCTATATGCGGGTGCGCTACTGCGCGCAGGCCCGCGCGATCGAAAATCAATGCTATGTCGTGATGTCAGGCAATGTCGGCAACCTGCCCAATGTCGACAATATGGACATACAATATGCCCAGAGCGCAATCCTGACCCCCTGCGACCTGCCCTTTGCACGGGACGGCATCGCGGCAGAATCGACGGAAAATGTCGAGACGCTGACCATGGCGGACGTGAACCTCGCGGACCTGAGCTGGGCGCGGGCGGAGGGTACGGTACGCAACCTGCGCGACCGGCGGTTCGACCTCTATCACATCGATTGGGACAGCAATCCCGACCACAGCCACGCCCCCAGCGGCGGCCCGGTGCCTGCGGGCGGACATAATGCGCCGGGTGGGGGTTAAACGCGCCTCCCGGCATCAGGCGAGCGGATATGCTCGCGACGGATGCCCAAACCGACAAGCCGTGCCGGAATGCCGCGCAACGGGCCGCAGCGATCGAGCAGTCTCACCACCCAGGGCGGCCGCAAAAGGCGCGCTTCGGGATCGAGCAGCGCGCCGATGATCCTGTCATGCGCCATCTTCTGCGCCCGCTGAATGATCCGCGTAGGAAACAGCCGGCGCTGCTGAACGCGTGGCGCGATAGCATCGACATCGCCGCCCTCGGCCATGGCCCGCGCCATCAGGTTCGCCGCCGCCACGGCATCCTGTATGGCGAGGTTGATCCCGACCCCGCCCACCGGCGACATGGCGTGGGCCGCATCGCCGATCGCCAGCAATCCGGGCCGATACCAACGTGTCAGCCGATCAAGCGCCACCGAGAGCAGCTTCACCTGATCCCAATCCGTCAGTTCCCCGGCAGCCGCACCCAATTCCGGCAGCAAACGGGCAATCTCCTCCCGAAAAGCCGGCAGACCGCGCGCCCGCACCGCATCCGCCTGCCCCTTGGCGAAGACATAGGCGCACTGCCAATAATCGCGGCGGTCGATCTGGACAAACAGCCGTCCCGCCTCGAACACGCCCATGGTCTGGTTCTCCAGCGTCGCCGCCTTGGGCAAGCGGAACCAGAAGACATCCACCGGCGCGCCCAGATCCTCCAGAGGCAGGGCCGCCGCATCGCGCAGCACGGAGCGCCGTCCATCCGCCGCGATGACATAATCGGCGGGCACCCGTTCGCCGCTCGCCAGAATGACGCCATTCACGCGTCCCGCCGCATCGTGGCTCAGGCCCACGGCTTCCGCATTCATGCGCAGGGTGAAATCGGGATAGCGCTCCGCCTCCCGCACCACGAAATCGAGGAAGTCCCATTGCGGCATCAGCGCGATGAAGTTGCTTTCCACGGGCAGACGGCGGAAATCGGCAATCCGCAGCCGCTGCCCGGCGATGCGTCCGGTGAGTTCGCTCACCTTGTCATGCCGTCGCTCCAGCAATCTGTCGCGCAGGCCAAGTTCGCGAAACAACTCCAGCGTCGAGGGATGCACCGTGTCCCCCCGGAAATCGCGCAGGAAATCGCCATGCTTCTCCAGCACCGTGACCGGCGCGCCTGCCCGTGCGAACAACAGGCCCGCCATCATGCCCGCAGGCCCGCCCCCGACGATCACCAGATGCGACGCCATAGCCCCTCCCGAAACATCGCCCGCCGCCGCGCATTATAACGGACATGCCGTCGACC
This region of Sphingobium sp. EM0848 genomic DNA includes:
- a CDS encoding bifunctional GNAT family N-acetyltransferase/carbon-nitrogen hydrolase family protein; translation: MTTTAKKRLEVRAAVPADVRGIQRLIARVYPGLPNYSLATLRGQINNFPNGCFVALYDSKVVGYCATMRVSRSMAFSKHDWEEITANGFGTRHSAAGEWLYGYEMAVDPKLRGLRIGQRLYDERKELAEELDLHGIVIAGRMPGYARAKRRVHGPVDYLDKVVHGKIRDQVISFQLKNQFEPIGVLENYLPEDRQSEGNAAHLVWRNPYVDPDEAPEMRVPRGVESVRLATCQLQARAVKDFDEFVRNIEYFVDVAADYRSDFIVFPELFTLPLLSFETKKLSPTDAIDKLTSYTPRLTRELTRMALEYNINIIGGSHPTRAEDGDIQNIAYVALRDGSVHTQEKIHPTPNEAFWWNIKGGDSLDVIQTDCGPIGVLICYDSEFPELARRLVDQGARIIFVPFCTDSRLGYMRVRYCAQARAIENQCYVVMSGNVGNLPNVDNMDIQYAQSAILTPCDLPFARDGIAAESTENVETLTMADVNLADLSWARAEGTVRNLRDRRFDLYHIDWDSNPDHSHAPSGGPVPAGGHNAPGGG
- a CDS encoding FAD-dependent oxidoreductase; its protein translation is MASHLVIVGGGPAGMMAGLLFARAGAPVTVLEKHGDFLRDFRGDTVHPSTLELFRELGLRDRLLERRHDKVSELTGRIAGQRLRIADFRRLPVESNFIALMPQWDFLDFVVREAERYPDFTLRMNAEAVGLSHDAAGRVNGVILASGERVPADYVIAADGRRSVLRDAAALPLEDLGAPVDVFWFRLPKAATLENQTMGVFEAGRLFVQIDRRDYWQCAYVFAKGQADAVRARGLPAFREEIARLLPELGAAAGELTDWDQVKLLSVALDRLTRWYRPGLLAIGDAAHAMSPVGGVGINLAIQDAVAAANLMARAMAEGGDVDAIAPRVQQRRLFPTRIIQRAQKMAHDRIIGALLDPEARLLRPPWVVRLLDRCGPLRGIPARLVGLGIRREHIRSPDAGRRV